One part of the Arachidicoccus terrestris genome encodes these proteins:
- the amaB gene encoding L-piperidine-6-carboxylate dehydrogenase, protein MMDLKKDMQEVLDQFAIRAKNNGGSDGIAQQLTKGAQIASNSPVDGQLIAEVATAAPTDYEAIVLRAEEAFLAWRKWPAPKRGEVIRQYGQALRDNKEMLGKLVSYEMGKSLQEGAGEVQEMIDICDFAVGLSRQLHGLTMHSERPDHRMYEQWHPLGIVGIITAFNFPVAVWSWNAMIALVAGNVTIWKPSEKTPLAAQACMHILSGVFKANQVPAGVCNLVQGTTEIGKLIAADPRIVLVSATGSTRMGMAVGQAVAGRLGKCLLELGGNNAIIVTENADLKLALTGAVFGAVGTAGQRCTTTRRLIIHESVYDQFVAELIKAYGQLQIGNPLDPQVHVGPLIDEAAVVQYEAALVAVQKEGGSILTPAGKLEGEGFESGCYVRPCIAAVQNDYMIVQQETFAPILYVMKYTTLEEAIQMQNGVPQGLSSAIMTGNLKEAEKFLSASGSDCGIANVNIGTSGAEIGGAFGGEKHTGGGRESGSDAWKAYMRRQTSTINYGDDLPLAQGIDFHLG, encoded by the coding sequence ATGATGGATTTAAAAAAAGACATGCAGGAGGTACTGGATCAGTTTGCCATCCGGGCAAAAAATAATGGTGGCTCGGATGGCATCGCGCAACAGCTCACCAAGGGAGCCCAGATTGCCTCTAATTCTCCGGTCGACGGACAATTGATTGCAGAAGTTGCAACGGCCGCTCCGACAGACTATGAGGCAATCGTCCTCAGGGCTGAGGAGGCGTTTTTAGCCTGGCGCAAATGGCCGGCTCCAAAAAGAGGGGAAGTTATCCGTCAATATGGCCAGGCACTCAGAGATAATAAAGAAATGCTTGGTAAACTGGTTTCCTACGAAATGGGCAAAAGCCTGCAGGAGGGCGCCGGTGAAGTACAGGAGATGATTGACATCTGTGATTTCGCTGTAGGACTTTCCAGGCAACTGCACGGACTGACCATGCATTCAGAAAGACCCGATCATAGGATGTACGAACAGTGGCATCCCTTGGGCATTGTAGGTATTATCACCGCTTTTAATTTTCCGGTAGCCGTCTGGAGCTGGAATGCGATGATCGCGCTTGTGGCCGGGAATGTGACAATTTGGAAACCTTCGGAGAAAACGCCTCTGGCGGCACAGGCCTGTATGCATATCCTGTCCGGCGTATTTAAAGCCAATCAGGTGCCCGCTGGCGTATGCAATCTCGTACAGGGAACTACTGAGATCGGTAAATTGATAGCTGCTGATCCGAGAATTGTATTGGTATCTGCTACAGGTTCCACGCGTATGGGGATGGCCGTCGGACAGGCAGTCGCCGGGCGCTTAGGTAAATGCTTATTGGAATTAGGAGGCAATAATGCCATTATCGTTACTGAAAATGCTGATTTAAAACTGGCGCTGACGGGGGCAGTATTCGGTGCCGTGGGGACCGCAGGGCAACGCTGCACTACAACCAGAAGGCTGATTATTCATGAATCTGTTTATGATCAGTTCGTAGCAGAACTGATAAAAGCCTATGGCCAGTTACAGATCGGAAATCCGCTGGATCCTCAGGTGCATGTAGGACCTTTAATTGATGAGGCGGCTGTCGTACAATATGAAGCGGCACTAGTGGCTGTTCAAAAGGAGGGGGGATCAATCCTGACGCCTGCAGGTAAACTGGAAGGGGAAGGTTTTGAATCGGGTTGTTATGTGAGGCCCTGTATCGCCGCTGTGCAAAATGATTATATGATCGTGCAACAGGAAACTTTTGCGCCTATCTTGTACGTGATGAAATACACGACACTCGAGGAAGCTATACAGATGCAGAACGGCGTTCCGCAAGGCCTGTCTTCGGCGATTATGACAGGTAACCTGAAAGAGGCCGAAAAATTCTTATCTGCCAGCGGCTCTGATTGTGGTATTGCCAATGTTAATATTGGCACTTCAGGCGCTGAAATAGGGGGTGCCTTTGGTGGAGAGAAGCATACCGGAGGCGGCAGGGAAAGTGGGTCCGATGCCTGGAAGGCCTATATGCGCCGACAGACCAGTACGATCAATTATGGGGATGATTTGCCGCTGGCGCAGGGCATTGATTTCCATCTGGGGTGA
- a CDS encoding DUF1338 domain-containing protein: MSQNKLKTLDQVLEGLMRRYKERVPDVQKIIHAMMDKRIIENETDIENDHVAFRTMGVPQLGIQSLEKIFLHYGYVKRDYYHFEAKKLDAYWYSPPEDKYPRIFASELRVNDLSERARNIIHYYTDTVKADPVKELDLDNAAQVDHYLHTGLWRTPTLTDYETLLDESEYAAWVIFNHYYLNHFTISVHNLPEGFNTLETFNEFLEAEGIKLNSAGGKIKESADGKLRQSSTVAGKLLAEFADGKEREIAGSYVEFAERKVLDAFKDVPSDQIQRKHRRDGFETGNADRIFESTYRTQTDR, encoded by the coding sequence ATGAGTCAAAACAAATTAAAGACACTGGATCAGGTACTGGAAGGGCTGATGCGCCGATATAAAGAAAGAGTACCTGATGTGCAGAAGATCATTCATGCGATGATGGATAAGAGAATTATAGAAAATGAAACGGATATTGAAAATGATCACGTTGCTTTTCGGACGATGGGCGTCCCACAGTTAGGCATCCAGTCTCTGGAAAAGATCTTTTTGCATTACGGTTATGTAAAAAGGGATTATTATCATTTTGAGGCCAAAAAACTGGATGCTTACTGGTACAGTCCTCCGGAAGATAAATATCCACGCATTTTTGCCAGCGAGCTCAGGGTAAATGATCTCAGTGAGCGCGCCCGGAATATCATTCATTATTATACGGATACCGTAAAGGCCGACCCCGTGAAAGAGCTGGATCTGGATAATGCAGCACAGGTGGATCATTACCTGCATACCGGCTTATGGCGGACGCCGACACTTACGGATTATGAGACCTTACTCGACGAATCTGAATATGCTGCCTGGGTGATATTTAATCACTATTATCTGAACCATTTTACCATTAGTGTGCATAATCTACCCGAGGGCTTTAATACGCTGGAGACGTTCAATGAGTTTTTGGAAGCCGAGGGGATTAAACTGAACAGTGCCGGCGGAAAGATCAAGGAAAGTGCGGATGGTAAACTCCGGCAAAGCTCGACGGTGGCAGGTAAGTTGCTTGCAGAATTTGCGGACGGCAAGGAGCGTGAGATTGCCGGTTCCTATGTGGAGTTTGCTGAGAGGAAGGTGCTGGACGCTTTTAAAGATGTACCTTCAGATCAGATTCAGCGTAAACACAGACGCGATGGATTCGAGACCGGGAACGCGGACCGTATCTTCGAAAGCACCTACCGGACGCAAACCGATCGGTAA
- a CDS encoding saccharopine dehydrogenase family protein — protein MTKVIIIGGGKIGATAAFMLHQHARFDVTLSDVNPALLEKAAKDGIHTVQADVQNEKQLRDAMENCDMVLSACPYFLNVQIANAAKQTHTHYFDLTEDVAATKAIRELAEGADVSFMPQCGLAPGFISIAAYDLCKQFDSLETVRLRVGALPQYPVNRLKYNLTWSTNGLVNEYCNPCDAIVDGKRTQVAPLEGYERLMADGIDYEAFNTSGGLSALAEVLEGKVRSLDYKTVRYPGHRDLMQFLLNDLGFKAHREDLVTLLDKEIPFTQQDKVLVFITVTGLINGRLTQKVFTRTIYDQEVAGKPMTAIQVTTAGSACAVLDLHAQGKLPATGFVRQEDVKFPELMESDFVRFYK, from the coding sequence ATGACGAAAGTAATTATTATAGGTGGAGGAAAAATTGGCGCGACTGCGGCTTTTATGCTCCATCAGCATGCCCGTTTCGATGTCACTTTATCAGATGTAAATCCTGCCTTATTGGAAAAGGCTGCAAAGGATGGTATCCATACTGTTCAGGCCGATGTCCAGAATGAAAAACAGTTACGGGATGCCATGGAGAACTGTGATATGGTGCTGAGTGCCTGTCCCTATTTTTTGAACGTGCAGATAGCGAATGCCGCTAAGCAAACCCACACCCATTATTTTGATCTGACGGAAGATGTTGCTGCGACAAAGGCGATTCGCGAACTGGCCGAAGGCGCCGATGTGAGTTTTATGCCTCAATGCGGTCTGGCCCCCGGTTTTATCAGTATTGCGGCTTATGACCTTTGTAAACAATTTGATAGTCTGGAGACAGTCCGACTCAGGGTGGGCGCATTACCTCAATATCCGGTGAACCGCCTTAAATATAACCTTACCTGGAGCACAAACGGCCTGGTGAATGAATATTGCAATCCCTGTGACGCTATAGTAGATGGTAAACGTACGCAAGTGGCACCCCTGGAAGGGTATGAACGATTAATGGCAGATGGCATAGATTATGAGGCTTTTAATACTTCGGGAGGGCTTTCTGCCTTGGCAGAGGTACTGGAAGGCAAAGTCCGGTCGCTGGACTATAAAACAGTCAGATACCCGGGGCATAGAGATCTGATGCAGTTTTTGCTGAATGACCTGGGTTTCAAAGCACACAGGGAAGACCTGGTAACATTGCTGGATAAGGAGATCCCTTTTACGCAGCAGGATAAAGTACTGGTTTTTATAACAGTTACCGGATTAATAAATGGCAGGTTAACACAGAAGGTTTTTACCCGTACGATCTATGACCAGGAGGTTGCCGGTAAACCCATGACCGCCATTCAGGTGACGACAGCAGGCAGTGCCTGCGCGGTTTTGGATTTACATGCGCAAGGTAAGCTGCCGGCAACGGGTTTTGTAAGACAGGAAGATGTCAAGTTTCCTGAACTGATGGAATCAGACTTTGTCCGCTTTTATAAATAA
- a CDS encoding GSCFA domain-containing protein, with amino-acid sequence MQFQIPIRIPVVSPGIDYRQKIMLTGSCFTEHIGQRLAEVKFQTLQNPNGILFDPISVCNSLIGYMEERQYKEEELYYHQELYHSWAHHSRFSGPDPGQVIEGINQSQRQATVFLKAADWLIITLGSANSYRLVSTGNTVANCHKAPAQTFEKHMHTIPEIITALDGMLYRLLRFNRALKVIFTISPVRHIRDGIMENNRSKARLLEAVHHMVDKFDRLHYFPAYELVVDVLRDYRFYDIDLVHPNYAATQFVLEKFQETYMEESTCDLMEKLDKIRIARAHKPFQPDSERHRQFRAKTLTQVQALQNEYPYLRLEEEVAFFKEA; translated from the coding sequence ATGCAGTTTCAGATACCTATACGCATCCCGGTAGTCAGCCCCGGTATTGATTATCGTCAAAAGATCATGTTGACAGGCTCTTGCTTTACCGAGCATATTGGCCAGCGGTTAGCAGAGGTTAAATTCCAGACACTGCAAAACCCCAATGGGATCTTGTTTGACCCTATCAGTGTCTGCAATAGCCTGATTGGGTATATGGAAGAGCGCCAGTATAAAGAGGAGGAACTGTATTACCATCAGGAACTCTATCATAGCTGGGCACATCATAGCCGTTTCTCCGGACCGGATCCGGGGCAGGTAATAGAAGGTATCAATCAGTCGCAAAGACAAGCAACTGTCTTTTTGAAGGCGGCTGACTGGCTGATTATTACGCTGGGTTCAGCCAACAGCTATCGGCTTGTTTCAACGGGTAATACCGTTGCCAATTGTCATAAAGCGCCCGCACAGACCTTTGAAAAACACATGCACACCATCCCGGAAATCATTACCGCACTGGATGGAATGCTCTACCGGCTGCTGCGGTTCAATCGGGCATTAAAAGTCATTTTTACGATTTCCCCCGTCCGTCATATCCGTGACGGGATTATGGAAAACAACCGGAGCAAAGCAAGACTTTTAGAAGCGGTTCATCATATGGTGGATAAATTTGACCGGCTGCATTATTTTCCCGCTTATGAACTGGTCGTGGATGTACTTCGGGACTATCGATTCTATGACATAGATTTAGTCCATCCTAATTACGCGGCTACACAGTTTGTGCTGGAGAAGTTCCAGGAGACCTATATGGAGGAATCTACCTGCGATTTAATGGAAAAGCTGGATAAGATCCGCATTGCAAGAGCGCATAAGCCCTTTCAGCCCGATTCGGAAAGACACCGGCAATTTCGGGCCAAGACCCTGACGCAGGTTCAGGCCTTGCAAAATGAATATCCTTATTTGCGCCTGGAAGAAGAGGTCGCTTTCTTTAAAGAGGCGTAA
- a CDS encoding IS701 family transposase, with translation MTAFKQSRTFQRARDLSHGVISCIGRCTITGMLTASGNQFKDWSAAYRIFKGERMDMNAIFSEVRKEVVYQNRKKGDFIYAHMDDTLLRKRGKKISGTGWLRDPLGPPFCNNFIWGQRFVQLSLSLIEKDLCGPSRAIPVDFKHCPPTKKPSKNATDQEVALYRERQKKEKMSEVGVQRVIALRKCLDDDGYKNKKLILSVDGSYTNGTVLRQLPENVELIGRIRKDSKIYALPEEQQSGKGRKRYYGEELPTPEQIRQSDDYPYQQVEAWAAGKMRTFNVKVVKDIRWRKSGKRDLMLIIIRPVSYRLTKKSKLLYRAPAYLISTNQEIDIFLQVQAYIRRWEIEVGFRDQKTLMGCGQAQIREKTAVAKVPAFVSACYAMMILASHKQQQSKSKKQLPGPKWYVNIKKQRVTTGDIINRCRVENWAQSVNINFSDFVNIEKKLSKCEKMANPSFSSFFYARN, from the coding sequence ATAACAGCTTTCAAGCAATCCAGAACTTTTCAGAGAGCTCGCGATTTGTCTCACGGAGTTATTTCATGTATTGGACGTTGTACGATAACAGGGATGTTAACAGCAAGTGGGAATCAGTTTAAGGACTGGAGTGCGGCCTATCGAATATTTAAGGGTGAAAGAATGGATATGAATGCAATTTTTTCTGAAGTTAGAAAGGAGGTCGTGTATCAAAATAGAAAGAAAGGCGATTTTATTTATGCACACATGGACGATACCCTGTTAAGGAAGAGAGGGAAGAAAATATCAGGGACCGGATGGCTAAGGGATCCACTTGGCCCCCCGTTTTGTAATAATTTCATTTGGGGCCAACGATTTGTTCAACTCTCTTTATCGCTCATTGAAAAAGACCTCTGCGGTCCATCAAGGGCCATCCCGGTAGACTTCAAACATTGTCCTCCCACCAAGAAGCCGTCAAAAAATGCGACCGACCAGGAAGTAGCACTATACCGGGAAAGACAGAAGAAAGAAAAAATGAGCGAAGTAGGCGTCCAGCGTGTCATAGCCTTGAGAAAGTGCTTAGATGACGATGGCTATAAAAATAAAAAACTTATCCTGAGCGTGGACGGCAGTTACACGAATGGAACTGTTTTAAGGCAACTTCCAGAAAATGTAGAACTCATTGGCCGCATAAGGAAGGATTCAAAAATTTATGCTCTACCAGAAGAGCAACAATCAGGAAAGGGACGTAAACGATATTATGGAGAAGAGCTCCCCACACCAGAACAAATCCGACAAAGCGATGACTATCCTTATCAGCAGGTTGAAGCATGGGCTGCAGGAAAGATGCGTACATTCAATGTGAAAGTTGTAAAAGATATACGCTGGCGAAAATCAGGTAAGAGAGACTTAATGCTGATCATTATCAGGCCAGTTTCCTATAGGCTCACCAAAAAATCAAAATTACTGTATCGTGCTCCCGCCTATTTAATATCAACCAATCAAGAGATAGATATTTTCCTGCAGGTCCAGGCTTATATTAGAAGATGGGAGATAGAAGTCGGCTTTAGAGATCAGAAAACATTAATGGGATGTGGTCAGGCACAAATCCGGGAAAAAACTGCGGTAGCAAAAGTTCCGGCATTTGTATCCGCATGTTATGCTATGATGATACTGGCATCGCACAAACAGCAGCAGTCCAAATCAAAAAAACAACTCCCTGGGCCTAAATGGTACGTAAATATTAAAAAGCAAAGGGTTACTACTGGTGATATTATAAATAGATGTAGAGTTGAAAATTGGGCGCAAAGTGTAAATATTAATTTTTCCGACTTCGTGAACATTGAAAAAAAATTATCGAAGTGCGAAAAAATGGCAAATCCCTCATTTTCCTCCTTCTTTTATGCCAGAAATTAG
- a CDS encoding SDR family oxidoreductase: protein MRNNDLNGKIVLIAGGGKNLGGLLSRQFAALGARLVIHYNSENTKADAEKTLADVKAAGADAILVQGDLTRVANVTKLFDAAKERFGSIDIAINTVGKVLKKPFVDTTESEYDSMSDINSKVAYFFIQEAGKNLNDGGKICTIVTSLLAAYTGLYSTYEGLKAPVEHFTRAASKEFGSRGISVTAVAPGPMDTPFFYGQESEDAVAYHKSASALGGLTDIHDIAPLVLFLVTQGWWITGQTIFANGGYTTR from the coding sequence ATGCGTAACAATGATTTGAATGGAAAAATCGTATTGATTGCCGGAGGCGGCAAGAACCTCGGCGGGCTACTGAGCAGGCAATTTGCCGCATTGGGTGCGAGGCTGGTGATCCATTACAATAGTGAGAATACGAAAGCAGACGCCGAAAAAACACTGGCTGATGTTAAGGCGGCCGGCGCTGATGCTATACTGGTACAGGGAGACCTTACTCGAGTTGCCAATGTCACGAAGTTATTCGACGCTGCAAAAGAAAGGTTTGGCAGCATCGATATAGCCATCAATACTGTAGGTAAAGTCCTGAAAAAGCCGTTTGTAGATACCACTGAGTCGGAGTATGACAGCATGAGTGATATTAATTCAAAAGTCGCTTATTTTTTTATTCAGGAGGCCGGTAAAAATCTCAATGATGGTGGGAAGATCTGCACCATTGTCACCTCCCTGTTAGCTGCTTACACCGGCTTATATTCAACCTATGAAGGTTTGAAAGCGCCGGTGGAGCATTTTACGCGCGCCGCCTCCAAGGAGTTTGGAAGCCGCGGTATTTCCGTTACCGCAGTGGCACCGGGCCCGATGGATACACCATTTTTTTATGGACAGGAAAGTGAAGATGCGGTTGCCTATCATAAATCGGCTTCTGCTTTGGGTGGGCTTACAGACATTCATGATATTGCCCCGCTCGTGTTGTTTTTAGTCACACAGGGTTGGTGGATTACGGGGCAAACGATATTTGCAAACGGAGGTTATACGACCAGATAA
- a CDS encoding helix-turn-helix domain-containing protein — MEGEQPKRSTEIIEAYFDFLDRHIEEVISGKATAFMELGQIAQELAISHGHLSDTVRKIKGKHPCYFYDAKIIDRARQMLLETDGSIAHIAMVLTYDPSNFSKFFKKWTGETPGNFRKNHRNSP, encoded by the coding sequence ATGGAAGGAGAACAACCTAAAAGAAGTACTGAGATTATTGAAGCTTATTTTGATTTTCTGGATCGGCATATAGAGGAAGTGATTAGCGGCAAAGCAACAGCATTTATGGAGCTGGGGCAAATTGCGCAGGAGCTGGCCATTTCACATGGGCATCTGTCGGATACTGTCCGGAAGATTAAAGGGAAACATCCCTGTTATTTTTATGATGCAAAAATCATTGACAGAGCCAGGCAGATGCTTTTGGAGACTGACGGCTCAATCGCACATATCGCCATGGTGCTTACCTATGATCCTTCCAATTTTTCTAAATTCTTTAAGAAATGGACGGGAGAAACGCCGGGAAACTTTCGAAAAAATCATAGGAACAGTCCATGA
- the gyrB gene encoding DNA topoisomerase (ATP-hydrolyzing) subunit B gives MSQENTPDLDNVNAADKGNQPKTYGADSIQVLEGLEAVRKRPAMYIGDVGVKGLHHLVYEVVDNSIDEALAGFCDTIDVKIHEDNSISVQDNGRGIPTGINTKEKKSALEIVMTVLHAGGKFDKDTYKVSGGLHGVGVSCVNALSSRLKAVVEREGKVFEQDYHKGVPDAAVAETGLSEKTGTYIHFWPDNTIFQTTIYQKDILEARLRELAYLNRKVRITLTDLREKDENGNAYSKEFYSEGGIVEFLEILDRHAKRSPIIANSLYVEGYDEASNVTVEVAMSYNDDFKEHIFSYVNNINTIEGGTHVTGFRQALTRVFKSYGDKEGLFEKAKVTVEGDDFREGLSSIISVKVPEPQFEGQTKTKLGNSEVSGIVQTTVARSLEAYLEENPKEAKNIIQKVILAAQARVAAKKARDMVQRKSVLSGSGLPGKLADCSERNPEKCELYLVEGDSAGGTAKQGRDRSYQAILPLRGKILNVEKAMEHKIYENEEIRNIFTAMGVTIGTPEDPKALNLSKLRYHKLIIMTDADVDGSHIATLILTFVFRYMKELVTQGYVYIAQPPLYLVKKGKEQEYAYNEEQRKALVARIGGGKDDSVNIQRYKGLGEMNADQLWETTMDPARRTLKQVTIDNLTAVDETFAMLMGDDVPPRRAFIEENATYARIDI, from the coding sequence ATGAGTCAGGAAAATACGCCGGATTTGGACAATGTAAATGCAGCTGATAAAGGAAATCAACCAAAAACCTATGGGGCAGACAGTATTCAGGTATTAGAGGGGCTGGAAGCCGTGAGAAAAAGACCCGCCATGTATATCGGCGACGTGGGCGTAAAAGGATTGCATCATCTGGTTTATGAAGTCGTGGACAATTCCATTGATGAAGCGCTGGCCGGATTTTGTGATACCATCGATGTAAAGATCCATGAAGATAATTCTATCTCTGTACAGGATAACGGCCGCGGTATCCCCACGGGCATCAATACAAAAGAAAAGAAAAGCGCCCTGGAAATCGTCATGACGGTACTTCATGCAGGGGGCAAGTTTGATAAGGACACTTATAAAGTTTCGGGTGGCTTGCACGGTGTGGGGGTGAGTTGCGTTAATGCACTGAGCTCCCGTTTGAAGGCCGTTGTCGAAAGAGAAGGCAAGGTCTTTGAACAGGATTACCATAAGGGAGTGCCGGATGCTGCCGTTGCGGAAACGGGCCTCTCTGAAAAGACCGGTACCTATATCCACTTCTGGCCCGATAATACTATTTTCCAGACAACGATTTATCAGAAAGATATCCTGGAAGCAAGATTGAGAGAACTGGCCTATCTGAACAGGAAGGTCCGGATAACCCTGACGGATCTTAGAGAGAAGGATGAAAATGGGAATGCTTATTCAAAGGAATTTTATAGCGAAGGTGGTATTGTCGAATTTTTGGAAATTCTGGACAGGCACGCTAAACGTTCACCGATTATTGCCAATAGCCTTTATGTAGAAGGATATGATGAGGCCTCCAATGTGACGGTAGAAGTAGCGATGAGCTATAACGATGATTTTAAGGAGCACATATTCTCTTATGTCAATAACATCAATACCATCGAAGGCGGCACGCATGTTACCGGTTTCAGACAGGCGCTTACCCGTGTCTTTAAGAGCTATGGTGATAAAGAAGGCCTGTTTGAAAAAGCCAAAGTAACCGTGGAAGGTGATGACTTCAGAGAAGGTTTATCTTCTATTATTTCTGTAAAGGTGCCTGAGCCTCAGTTTGAGGGACAGACCAAGACCAAATTGGGGAATAGTGAAGTCAGCGGTATTGTCCAGACGACCGTGGCCCGTTCCCTGGAAGCTTATCTGGAAGAAAATCCTAAGGAAGCTAAAAATATTATTCAGAAAGTTATCCTGGCAGCACAGGCCAGGGTTGCTGCCAAGAAAGCCCGTGATATGGTACAGCGCAAATCTGTACTTAGCGGTAGCGGCCTTCCGGGTAAACTGGCTGATTGCTCGGAACGTAATCCGGAAAAATGCGAATTATACCTGGTGGAGGGAGATTCAGCAGGCGGTACGGCTAAACAGGGACGTGACCGTTCTTATCAGGCGATTTTACCACTCAGAGGTAAAATACTGAATGTGGAAAAGGCCATGGAGCACAAGATATATGAGAACGAAGAAATCCGGAATATCTTTACGGCCATGGGGGTGACGATCGGTACGCCGGAAGATCCCAAGGCTTTGAATCTTTCAAAACTGCGTTATCATAAGCTGATCATCATGACGGATGCCGATGTGGATGGAAGCCACATTGCCACGCTGATCCTGACTTTTGTTTTCCGGTATATGAAGGAACTGGTGACACAGGGTTATGTTTATATCGCCCAGCCTCCTTTGTATTTGGTAAAAAAAGGTAAAGAACAGGAATATGCTTATAATGAGGAACAGCGAAAGGCACTGGTAGCCAGAATCGGCGGTGGTAAAGACGACAGTGTAAATATCCAGCGTTATAAAGGTCTCGGTGAAATGAATGCCGATCAGCTTTGGGAAACAACCATGGATCCCGCCCGCAGAACCTTAAAACAAGTGACCATCGATAATCTGACAGCCGTAGACGAAACCTTCGCAATGCTGATGGGGGATGATGTTCCGCCAAGACGCGCCTTTATTGAAGAAAATGCTACGTATGCCAGGATCGATATCTAG
- a CDS encoding arginase family protein, which translates to MSSFNEQTIIDFLEPVHLFELSQDEGFKTSQIGYYITSYEESFPDLTDADLIIVGIGEYRGKGFPNRGTPSADVFRTEFYQLYQWHKNVKIADIGNIVLGKNLSDSYAALKIVLSELLLLQNAKILIIGGSHDLTTAQCAAYGKLDRTFDLCCIDAKMDMDTDSQAPADRFLLDMFTQSPNYLNHYNHLGFQSYFVHPEMLEVIDRLRFDCVRVGRVKEKIEEVEPPIRHSDAISLDISAIQSGHAPANLMTPNGLNGEEACRLMQFAGMSSKVSSIGFYDYQQHLDRNFQTAKQLSHLAWYLVDGIHQGKQEADPQTRQNFNEFHLAFAEMETTFLQSKKTGRWWMELPDGHFLPCSYTDYILATQNEIPERWLRAIERS; encoded by the coding sequence ATGTCATCATTTAACGAACAAACCATTATTGATTTTCTAGAACCCGTACATCTTTTTGAACTCTCCCAGGACGAAGGCTTTAAAACCTCCCAGATTGGCTATTATATTACCAGTTATGAAGAAAGCTTCCCGGATTTAACCGATGCCGATCTGATTATTGTAGGTATCGGAGAATACAGAGGCAAGGGCTTTCCAAACAGGGGTACCCCTTCAGCAGATGTTTTCCGTACAGAATTCTATCAACTCTATCAATGGCATAAAAATGTCAAAATTGCTGACATCGGTAATATTGTTCTTGGTAAAAATCTTTCTGACTCCTACGCTGCCTTAAAAATTGTTTTATCAGAACTGCTTTTATTGCAAAATGCGAAAATTCTGATTATCGGCGGCTCCCATGATCTGACGACCGCTCAGTGTGCCGCCTATGGCAAACTGGATCGTACCTTCGATCTTTGCTGTATTGATGCTAAAATGGACATGGACACAGATAGTCAGGCGCCTGCTGACAGATTCTTGCTGGATATGTTTACCCAGTCACCGAATTATCTGAACCATTATAATCACCTTGGGTTTCAGAGTTACTTTGTACACCCGGAAATGCTGGAAGTCATTGACCGCCTTCGTTTTGATTGTGTACGGGTCGGAAGGGTCAAGGAAAAAATCGAAGAAGTAGAGCCACCTATCCGGCACTCGGATGCGATCAGCCTGGATATTTCTGCTATTCAAAGCGGACACGCGCCGGCCAATCTGATGACCCCTAACGGTCTTAACGGGGAAGAAGCCTGTCGTTTAATGCAGTTTGCCGGTATGAGCAGTAAGGTCAGCAGCATCGGCTTCTATGATTATCAGCAACACCTGGACAGAAACTTTCAGACGGCCAAACAATTAAGCCATCTGGCCTGGTATCTGGTTGATGGGATCCATCAGGGCAAACAGGAAGCCGATCCCCAGACCCGTCAGAATTTTAATGAATTTCATCTGGCTTTCGCAGAGATGGAAACCACTTTTTTGCAAAGTAAAAAGACCGGTCGCTGGTGGATGGAACTGCCCGATGGCCATTTCCTCCCATGCAGTTATACCGATTATATTCTGGCTACGCAGAATGAAATTCCCGAACGATGGCTCAGGGCTATCGAAAGAAGCTAA
- a CDS encoding GlsB/YeaQ/YmgE family stress response membrane protein yields the protein MGIISWLLFGLIAGVIAKALHPGKDPGGWIVTIIIGILGSVVGGWIGSAVLGWGEIGGWNFKSFALAIVGAVILLWIYGMIKRKSAKT from the coding sequence ATGGGTATTATTTCATGGCTTTTGTTTGGCTTGATTGCGGGAGTAATCGCCAAAGCCCTTCATCCGGGTAAAGATCCCGGAGGTTGGATTGTGACCATCATTATCGGTATTTTAGGCAGTGTTGTCGGCGGCTGGATCGGATCAGCTGTATTAGGCTGGGGCGAAATCGGCGGCTGGAATTTCAAAAGCTTTGCACTGGCCATTGTTGGCGCCGTTATCCTTTTATGGATATATGGCATGATCAAACGCAAATCTGCTAAAACCTAA